The following coding sequences are from one Pelagovum sp. HNIBRBA483 window:
- a CDS encoding CRTAC1 family protein, with protein MRAPSRQVNKRTVDTKHPKRGKTGAFLLCALGVCFASHANFALADVAFVDRSAALPAEHVYDGGWNFFVGGGLAVFDCNGDRLPDVFAAGGSNPARLLINASERGGDIGFELGALPVITSVTGAYPLDVDSDGVLDLVVLRHGENILLQGYGECRFAEAPPAWNFQGGNEWTTSFTATFERGQGWPTLAFGNYVDETNPEGPFAACDANYLMRPNGRSFAKRRALEPGYCALSMLISDWKRNGQPDLRISNDRQYYVREGREQMWSLDPLREYSAADGWPELKIWGMGIASRDLTGDGLPEVVLTSMGDQQIQLNQGNGIMTAAPYTIGTYATTPYVGDDGRPSTGWHAAFGDFDNDGRDDLFIAKGNVDQMPSNAIHDPNNLLMQNTDGTFTEWGEITGIGTTERARGASLVDLNNDGLLDILVINRRAPMEVWQNRSVNTGNWITLDLVQKGANSDAIGAFVELRLPDGRILTRERTIGGGHASGTVGPLHFGLGAAEAASMRVIWPDGEETEWAEIGLNTAWTVTRDVGAAPVLREE; from the coding sequence GTGCGCGCGCCGTCAAGGCAGGTAAACAAACGTACCGTCGATACAAAACACCCCAAGCGCGGTAAGACAGGGGCCTTTCTGCTATGCGCGCTTGGGGTATGTTTTGCCAGTCATGCCAATTTTGCTTTGGCCGACGTGGCTTTTGTCGATCGTTCTGCGGCACTTCCGGCCGAGCATGTCTATGATGGTGGCTGGAACTTCTTCGTCGGCGGTGGTCTCGCTGTTTTTGACTGCAACGGCGACCGCCTGCCGGACGTGTTTGCCGCAGGTGGCAGTAACCCGGCGCGGTTGTTGATCAATGCATCGGAGCGCGGCGGTGATATCGGCTTCGAACTTGGCGCGCTGCCGGTGATAACAAGCGTTACCGGAGCTTATCCTCTCGATGTCGATAGCGACGGGGTGCTTGACTTGGTTGTGCTGCGCCACGGTGAAAATATTCTCCTACAGGGGTATGGGGAGTGCCGTTTTGCGGAAGCACCGCCAGCTTGGAACTTTCAGGGCGGCAATGAATGGACCACTTCTTTTACAGCCACTTTTGAAAGAGGGCAGGGGTGGCCGACGCTGGCGTTCGGAAATTACGTTGATGAAACGAACCCGGAAGGTCCGTTTGCGGCGTGTGATGCAAACTATTTGATGCGCCCTAATGGGCGGTCATTTGCCAAACGCAGGGCTTTGGAACCCGGTTATTGCGCGCTGTCGATGCTCATATCGGATTGGAAACGCAACGGTCAGCCTGACCTTAGAATATCGAATGACCGGCAATATTATGTGCGGGAAGGTCGTGAGCAGATGTGGAGCCTTGACCCGCTGAGAGAATATTCCGCAGCAGATGGTTGGCCCGAGCTGAAAATTTGGGGAATGGGGATCGCAAGCCGCGATTTGACAGGCGATGGGCTTCCTGAGGTTGTCCTGACCTCTATGGGCGATCAGCAAATCCAATTAAACCAAGGTAACGGCATCATGACTGCCGCGCCTTACACGATTGGTACTTATGCCACGACACCCTATGTCGGCGACGATGGGCGCCCCTCTACGGGTTGGCATGCCGCGTTCGGTGATTTCGACAATGATGGCCGCGATGATCTGTTCATTGCGAAAGGGAATGTCGATCAAATGCCTTCCAACGCTATTCATGATCCGAACAACCTCTTGATGCAGAACACTGACGGGACCTTCACGGAATGGGGCGAAATAACCGGTATTGGGACGACTGAGCGTGCGCGGGGCGCGTCGTTGGTGGACCTCAACAATGATGGCTTGCTCGATATTTTAGTGATCAACCGTCGGGCCCCGATGGAGGTATGGCAAAACCGTTCGGTGAATACTGGAAACTGGATCACGCTCGATTTGGTGCAAAAAGGTGCCAATTCTGACGCGATAGGGGCCTTTGTCGAGCTGAGACTGCCGGACGGGCGCATCTTGACCCGTGAAAGGACGATTGGGGGTGGCCATGCGTCGGGGACCGTTGGGCCGCTGCACTTTGGCTTGGGGGCGGCTGAGGCCGCGTCTATGCGGGTTATCTGGCCGGACGGCGAGGAAACGGAGTGGGCGGAGATCGGCTTGAACACTGCCTGGACGGTCACACGAGACGTCGGCGCAGCGCCGGTACTCAGGGAGGAATGA
- a CDS encoding sugar ABC transporter permease, protein MSDRDAASGAPTPKRNIFETLELDVRLLGMLVAFFAITLVFTIWTGGTFIQPRNVFNITVQTVPVAIMACGMVFVIVSRHIDLSVGSMLAMCSAVMAMMQAYWLPSLFGLEYGSPLILLLTIVIGFAAGTAMGAASGWLIGYQAIPSFIVTLGGLFIWRNVNWFTTNGQSVSLTDPNLLMFGGTEGVLGAQWSYAVGIGASIAAVAVLLSARRNKVRHGFMVKPVWAEGVMMALIVGSIMLFVGWLSRYPIPAGKLRRMFEARGEVVPEGYTAMHGLPISVLILILVAVGMTVIALKTRFGRYIFATGGNPDAAELSGINTKFLTVKVFALMGFLCAVAALIAQARLQSHGNDIGMLEELRVIAAAVIGGTALAGGVGTIYGAVLGALIMQSLQSGMAMVGVDTPFQNIVVGLVLIIAVWVDIIYRKRVGIAK, encoded by the coding sequence ATGAGTGACAGAGACGCCGCGTCAGGAGCGCCAACTCCGAAACGTAATATTTTTGAAACCTTGGAACTGGATGTGAGGTTGTTGGGAATGTTGGTGGCGTTTTTTGCCATCACATTGGTTTTCACAATCTGGACAGGTGGAACGTTCATTCAGCCCAGAAACGTGTTCAACATCACGGTTCAGACGGTACCCGTAGCGATCATGGCATGCGGCATGGTCTTCGTGATTGTCTCGCGCCACATCGACCTCTCTGTTGGCTCCATGTTGGCAATGTGTTCTGCTGTCATGGCTATGATGCAGGCATACTGGCTGCCGTCACTTTTCGGATTGGAATATGGCAGCCCCCTGATCCTTTTGCTGACAATCGTAATCGGGTTTGCTGCTGGTACAGCGATGGGGGCAGCTTCGGGTTGGTTGATTGGATACCAAGCGATCCCGTCATTCATCGTCACTCTTGGCGGACTGTTTATTTGGCGTAACGTCAACTGGTTCACGACCAATGGTCAATCTGTTTCCCTGACTGACCCAAATCTGCTGATGTTCGGCGGCACCGAAGGCGTTCTTGGGGCTCAATGGAGCTACGCTGTCGGGATAGGGGCGTCGATCGCTGCTGTCGCAGTGTTGTTGTCAGCCCGCCGCAATAAGGTCCGCCATGGTTTCATGGTGAAACCGGTTTGGGCAGAAGGCGTGATGATGGCACTCATAGTCGGTTCGATTATGTTGTTCGTTGGGTGGCTCTCTCGGTACCCGATACCCGCAGGCAAATTGCGCCGCATGTTCGAGGCGCGCGGAGAGGTGGTGCCAGAAGGCTATACCGCGATGCATGGTCTGCCGATTTCGGTTTTGATTTTGATCCTCGTCGCGGTGGGGATGACCGTGATCGCGCTCAAGACGCGCTTTGGTCGCTATATCTTTGCAACGGGGGGCAATCCGGATGCGGCTGAACTTTCCGGTATCAACACGAAATTTCTGACGGTGAAGGTTTTTGCGCTGATGGGCTTTCTCTGCGCCGTCGCCGCGCTGATCGCGCAAGCACGACTGCAAAGCCACGGCAACGATATCGGCATGCTTGAAGAACTGCGGGTTATTGCGGCCGCCGTCATTGGCGGAACCGCGCTGGCTGGAGGTGTCGGGACGATTTACGGTGCCGTGCTCGGCGCGCTGATCATGCAGTCTCTGCAATCGGGCATGGCGATGGTCGGTGTCGATACGCCGTTCCAGAATATCGTGGTTGGCCTTGTCCTGATCATCGCTGTCTGGGTTGATATCATTTATCGTAAACGTGTGGGGATCGCAAAATGA
- a CDS encoding ATP-binding cassette domain-containing protein translates to MTNEAKTPLVEMRDISIAFGGIKAVDHVSIDLHPGEVVGLLGHNGAGKSTLIKCLSGAYQRDSGDIFIDGKKVQIDNPRDARAHNIETIYQTLALADNLDAASNLFLGRELMRNGLVDDAKMEAETRKIMGRLNPNFKKFNVPVSALSGGQRQSVAIARAVYFNARILIMDEPTAALGPHETQMVAELIAELKAHGIGIFLIEHDVHNVMKLCDRASVMKNGELVGTVNVADVTDDDILGMIILGKKPAHLAA, encoded by the coding sequence ATGACCAACGAAGCAAAAACGCCACTTGTTGAGATGCGCGATATCTCTATCGCTTTCGGAGGTATTAAGGCGGTGGATCATGTCTCCATTGACCTTCACCCCGGGGAGGTTGTTGGATTGCTTGGGCACAACGGTGCTGGCAAATCGACGCTTATTAAGTGCCTCTCCGGTGCATACCAAAGAGATAGCGGTGATATCTTCATCGACGGAAAGAAGGTTCAGATCGATAATCCGCGCGACGCGCGTGCGCATAATATCGAGACGATTTATCAGACCCTTGCGCTCGCGGACAACCTTGACGCTGCTTCCAATCTCTTTCTGGGCCGCGAACTGATGCGGAACGGGTTGGTCGATGATGCGAAGATGGAAGCTGAAACGCGGAAGATCATGGGAAGGCTGAACCCGAACTTCAAGAAGTTCAACGTTCCTGTAAGTGCATTGTCTGGTGGACAGCGGCAATCCGTTGCGATTGCCCGGGCCGTGTACTTCAATGCAAGAATTCTCATCATGGATGAGCCGACTGCGGCGCTTGGACCGCATGAAACTCAAATGGTGGCTGAGTTGATCGCAGAGCTGAAGGCCCATGGCATTGGTATTTTCCTGATCGAGCATGACGTTCATAACGTGATGAAGCTATGCGACCGAGCGAGCGTTATGAAGAATGGCGAGCTTGTGGGAACCGTCAATGTCGCCGACGTGACGGATGACGACATCCTCGGAATGATCATTCTTGGTAAGAAGCCGGCGCATTTGGCTGCGTGA
- a CDS encoding cytochrome-c peroxidase, with product MRFLPLILLCLPTAIYAQALPEPLTDADFPKANMEEIALGQLLFWDAELSGNRNISCASCHHPRFGTSDGLSLGIGEGGLGLGPDRRPNPDNPPEQRIPRNAPALWNVGAAGFTVLFADGRIEVDHNRPTGFRTPLEDEMVQGFNSLLSAQTMFPVLSQDEMAGHYSENEIAALVRTGRLTGSDGAWAAIAARIDAIQEYQARFRQAYAEISGGREINFTDISNAIAAYMAFDFRSDTSPFDAFLRGEDSLDADARAGLELFYGDAGCSTCHSGPLLSDMSFHAMGDVQIGPGKAERFETHQRDTGRMRVTNRAEDAYAFRTPSLRNVTLTAPYGHSGAFADLEAYLRSHIARGGQIADYDTTEAILPEMTLSKPDLAPDAAGADFAGIYAAAQSMPAQEVELEDREIKQLMAFLKSLEDPIARSGGRLGIPEKVPSGLPVER from the coding sequence ATGCGTTTCTTACCGTTGATCTTGCTTTGTTTGCCGACGGCGATTTACGCACAAGCCTTGCCAGAGCCTCTGACCGACGCTGACTTTCCCAAGGCGAATATGGAAGAGATTGCGCTCGGGCAACTTCTGTTCTGGGACGCTGAACTGTCGGGAAATCGCAACATCTCATGTGCGAGTTGTCATCACCCGCGGTTTGGTACTTCGGACGGGTTGTCGCTGGGCATTGGGGAAGGAGGTCTCGGTTTGGGGCCGGATCGACGCCCAAATCCGGACAACCCTCCGGAGCAACGTATCCCGCGTAATGCGCCGGCCCTTTGGAATGTAGGCGCGGCTGGGTTTACCGTGCTTTTTGCCGATGGTCGGATCGAAGTAGATCACAACCGGCCAACTGGGTTCAGAACCCCGCTTGAGGATGAGATGGTGCAAGGTTTTAACTCGCTCCTTTCAGCGCAGACCATGTTCCCTGTATTGTCGCAAGATGAGATGGCAGGCCATTACAGCGAGAATGAGATCGCAGCGCTGGTGCGCACTGGACGCCTTACTGGAAGTGACGGTGCGTGGGCGGCTATAGCGGCGCGAATTGACGCCATCCAAGAATATCAGGCGCGTTTCCGCCAAGCCTATGCAGAAATTTCTGGTGGGCGAGAGATCAATTTCACCGATATTTCGAATGCAATTGCCGCCTATATGGCATTTGATTTTCGATCAGACACTTCGCCATTCGATGCATTTCTGCGCGGCGAAGATAGCCTCGATGCTGATGCGCGTGCAGGGCTTGAACTGTTTTATGGGGATGCCGGTTGTAGCACTTGCCACAGTGGGCCGTTGCTGAGTGATATGTCTTTCCATGCAATGGGAGATGTTCAGATCGGACCGGGCAAGGCGGAGCGTTTCGAGACGCACCAACGCGATACCGGACGCATGCGCGTTACCAACAGGGCAGAGGACGCCTATGCTTTTCGGACGCCTTCGTTGCGAAATGTTACGCTGACGGCGCCCTATGGGCATTCAGGCGCCTTCGCCGATTTGGAAGCGTATTTGCGCTCACACATCGCGCGGGGAGGCCAGATCGCTGACTATGACACGACCGAGGCCATTTTGCCGGAGATGACCCTTTCCAAACCGGATTTGGCACCCGATGCGGCCGGAGCGGATTTTGCTGGCATCTACGCGGCGGCGCAATCAATGCCCGCACAGGAAGTTGAACTAGAGGACCGCGAAATCAAACAATTGATGGCATTTCTGAAGTCTCTTGAAGACCCCATAGCGCGAAGTGGTGGGCGCTTGGGGATCCCTGAAAAAGTCCCTTCGGGATTGCCGGTTGAGCGCTGA